AAGGGTTATGAGAAGGGCCGGTTGCGGATGGTATACGAGGTCGCGCCGATGGCCTTCCTGGTGGAACAGGCCGGCGGGTTGGCCACGGATGGATCCGAGCGGATCCTCGACAAGAGCGCCAGTGAATTGCATGAGCGCTGCCCACTGGTCTTCGGTGCCAGCGAGGAAGTCGAGCGGGTGAAGGCCCTGCACGGCTGACCCTGTCGTGGTTCCTGGCGGGGCCTCTTTGCGACGTCCCGCCAGTCAAAGCTTTCCCTGTGGGGGCTGGACCCCTATATGAGGCCCGTGTTCATCTGATCCGGAGCCCCGTCATGTCCTTTTCCCGTGCGCTGAAGATCGCCCCGTCGATCCTGTCCGCCGATTTCGCCAATTTCGGATCCGAGATCGAAGCGGTCGAGGCCCAGGGCGCCGATTGGGTGCATGTCGATGTGATGGACGGGCATTTCGTGCCCAATCTGACCTTCGGTCCGCAGCTCTGCAAGGCGATCCGCAAGCACATCACCACGGTCATGGATGTGCATCTGATGATCTCGCCCGTGGATGCCTATATCGATGCCTATGCGGATGCCGGGGCCGATGTGCTGACCGCGCATGTCGAGGCCGGGCCGCATATCCACCGCACGCTTCAGGCCATTCGCGGAGCGGGCTGCAAGGCCGGGCTGGCGCTGAACCCCGGCACCCCGGTCGAGGCCGCCGCGCCACTGCTGGACATGGTCGATCTGATCTGCGTGATGAGCGTGAACCCCGGCTTCGGCGGGCAGAAGTTCATTCATTCGCAGGTCGAGACCGTGCGTCGGCTGCGCGCCATGATCGGCGACCGTCCGGTGCATATCGAGGTCGATGGCGGCGTCACTCCCGAAACCGCGCCTCTGATGCAGGCCGCCGGGGCGGATGTCCTGGTGGCCGGCTCGGCGGTGTTCAAGGGCGGGTCGGTTGCCGATCCCGCCCCCTATGGGCACAATATCCGGGCGATCCGCACGGCCTGCGACGTGCTGGTCTAGGCTTCGCGGCCGGATCAGGGGGCGCGGCGAAGGGTCTGGAAGACCTGTCGTTTAAGTGCTTTGCGGTCTGGTGACCAGTCGGGGCGGCGCAAGGCGATTGGCCGCAAAATCGCAGCCGCGATTATTCCTTTCACATTGCGCGATAGCTGTGCTGATCGGGTGTCTCCCTATCAGCCAGGACAGTGTGTTCATATCAATAAATATGATGCCATTTTTATGACAATTCATTTACCTATTGCGCGATTGGTGAATTCGAAGGCGGTGAGGGAAGATTGGGCAACCAATTGAAATAAATTGAGAATGCAGGGCCGTTCGCCATTGTTCTGCCTGTCCGGAAAGAGCCGTCCCCGCGCCTGATTTCAGCCATTTGCAATGCGTCCGCTGCGCTGATGTCCCCGCTGCGCAAGGGACGTGCGACTTTGCCGATCAGCCCTTTGGGGCGGATCAACGGGGGCACATTTTTCGAGGAGGAAACAATGTACATGAAACTGACTTCGGCTTTGCGGGTTGCCGCATTGGTCGCCGTCTCGGCGACTGCGGCACCTGCCGACACCACCATGTCCGACGGGACTGTCCTGTCCGACACACCGACATTCATCGTGACCTATATCGAGGTCGATCCCGCGGACATGGACAAGGCCAGGGCGCTGATCAAGGACCAGACCACGGAAAGCCAGTCGGAGGATGGCAATCTGCGGTTCGAAGGGTTGCAGCGCGTCGGGCAGGACAACCAGTTCCTGATCCTCGAAGCCTGGAGCGGTCCTGAGGCGCGCGCGGCCCATGCGGCATCGGATCATACCCAGATGTTCCGCAAGGATCTGGAGCCGATGCTTTATGCGCCTTACGATGAACGACCCCATGTCGGGCTGGCCGCGGTCGATCCCGCGTCGCTTCCGGCGGGCGATTCATCAACCGTTTATGCTGTCACTCATGCCGACATCATCCCGGATGAACAATTCGCCCCCTGCGGCCGCCAGGTGGATCCGAATGGCCCCTGTGGCATCGAACTGGTCAAGAGCCTGCCCGATTTCGGCCGGGATCAGGACGGCAACCTGCGTTTCGACATCCTGACGCAATCCAACCGATCCAACCACATGACCATTGTCGAAATGTGGAACGGCTCGGATGCGCTGATGGCGTCTGAAAACAGCGCGGAAAAGCGGGCGTTCCGGAACCAACTGTCCGGCATTCCCTCCGAAGGTGGCGTAAACGCGGACCCGCAGTTCGTTCTGAACATGCTGACGGGCAGCCTGTATGACGAGCGGCTCTATACGCTGATCGGCAACTGATGCGGGGCTCCGGGCGGTCGCGGTTCTGGCAGTCGCGGTTCTGACGGTCGCGGTTCTGACGGTCCGGGCCTGATTGCGGCGTTATGCGGGTTTTGCCTGCCGGCGTGGTCCTTTCCGGGCCACGCCGTTCATTTGCGCCGGGCTGGCCTACATCCGGGCCAGTGCGCCGTCTTCGAGGCGCGGCGCGTCCTCGGGGTCGTACAGCGGGAAATCCAGCGTGATCCGGGTGCCCGAAGGCCCGGTTTCCAGCGCGAAGGTGCCGCCCAACTGGCGGGCGGAGGCTTCGATCACCTGCATGCCCAGCCCGTGATGCTTGGTTACACCGCCGGGCAGGCCGACACCGTCATCCGACAGCACCAGATCGCAGCGCCCGTCGTCGCGCGGGGTCGCGACGCAGCCGATCACCCCTTCGCGCCCGTCCGGGAAGGCGTGCTTGAAGGCATTGGCAGCGAATTCGTTCAGGATCACGCCGAGCGAGGCCGCAACACCGGCGTCCACCGGCGCATAGGGCCAACTGGCATCGATGCGCACATTGGGCGGGGCAGAGCCGCCGACCAGCCGACAGACCGAGGTGCCAAAGGTGTTCAGATCGATGGTTTCGCTGTTTTCGGCGCGATATAGCTGCTCATGCAGTTCGGCCACGGTTTCGATCCGGCGGCGCACATGGGCCAGGGCCGCGCGTGTCTCTTCGTTGTCGACGTCGCGTTCCTGCATCCGGGTCAGGGCGGACACGGATTGCAGCGAATTCTTCACCCGGTGATCTACCTCGCGGCGCATCAGGTCGGCTTGTTTCAGGGACCGGACAAGCTCCATCTGTGCGATGACCTGCCGGCCGAGGACGCGCAGGGTATCGCGTTGCAGCGGGGTCAGCTCGTTCGGTTGGGTATCCAGCACGCAAAGCGATCCGATGGGCTGGCCTTCGGAACTGCGCAGCACCGCACCGGCGTAGTAGCGCAGGTTCATGTCGCCGGTGACAGCGGGATTATCCGCCGTCCGCGGGTCCTTGGTGGTGTCGCGGATTTCCAGAAAGCCGTCCTTTTCCAGGATGGCATGGGCGCAGATCGATTCCTCGAGCGTGGTTTCCTCGGCATCGATGCCGATCTTCGCCTTGAACCACTGGCGTTCCTCGTCGACCAGGCTGATCAGTGAAATCGGCATGCCGCAAAGCGCCGAGGCCAGTTGCACCACCTCGTCGAAAGGCTGGTCGGGATCCGTATCGAGGATCTCGAAGGACTTCAGGGCGGCAAGACGCGCGGTCTCGTCAGGGTTCAGGGGCGCTTTCATCGGATCTCACATGGCTTTCAGCCGTCAGGGCTGAACGAGCCTATATGCAGCGCCATTGGGTCCGGCAATCATGCCGCCTTATTGCCCTAGCGGCAACTTTCAACATTCGACGTTTATAGCTGTAAAGCGCGCGATGGATGATTTTTGTTAACCATGTCTGGGTGGCAGGTAAGCCTTTGGTCCCGCTTTCGACGACCGCGCCGGTCGGAAAGTGGGGGTGATTCGGGGCGCTCTGGCCTATAGGCCGGGTCCGGCCAACCGGCGGATCAGCTCGGCCGCGTTGCGCACCCCGAGCTTTTTCAGCAGCCGGGCGCGCACATCTTCGACGCTGCGCGGTGACAGGCCGAGGCCGCGGGCGATTTCCTTGCTGGTCTGACCGCGCGCCAACCCGGCGGCCACATCGCGTTCGCGCGGGGTCAGCCGGCCCGGTTCGGCCAGGGGCAGGGGCGCGAAGCTCATCACGATGCGGGCAAGCGGGGCTTCGGGGGTCAGGGTATGGGCGCGGAACCGCACCCAGAACATGCCCGCAGGCGCGCGCCGCATCATCCGTTCGTCGCTATAGACGCCTGTTTCGCGCAGGGCCGTGATGCCGATGTCGCGGATCGTGTCGAATTCGCTCTGGCTGGCATAGAGGATGCGAAAGCTTTGACCGATCAGCGCCGTGCGGGTGCGGGCGACCAGATCGCAGAAGGTGGCATTGCAGGCCCGGATCATCCGGTCCTCGGCCAGTACCAGGCCGACCGGCGCGGCGTCCCAGGCCAGCCTTTCGGCTGCTGCCAGATCGGGCAGTGGCGTGATTTCCTTGTCCGGCATTCCCGACTTCCCCCTGAAAATGGCGCGATACCGTATTCATACGGTATTGAGACCGTAGCCCCTGCGCGCGCAGCGTGAAAGCATGAATGACCATGGTTCCAGCCCCGACTCCGATCAGCCCGATCCCGATATGCACGATTTCAAGGTGCGTGACCTGTTGCGCGCGGAACTGGCGGACCGGCGCGACGATCTGATCGCCCTGACACAGGCGCTGATCCGCATCCCGACGCTCAATCCGCCGGGCGTTCATTACCGCGAGATCTGCGAATTTCTCGACAAACGGCTCAGCGCATCCGGTTTCGAGACCCAGTTGATCCGCGCGATCGGCGCCCATGGCGATACCGACCGCTATCCGCGCTGGAACATCGTCGCGCGCCGGGACGGCCCGCGAAGCGGCGATTGCGTTCATTTCAATTCCCACACCGACGTGGTCGAGGTCGGGCGCGGCTGGACCCGCGATCCCTTTGGTGGCGAGGTCGCGGATGGCAAGATCTACGGCCGTGGCGCCTGTGACATGAAGGGCGGACTTGCCGCCTCCATCGTCGCGGCCGAGGCCTTTTTGGCTGTCGTGCCCGACTGGGCCGGCGCGATCGAGATTTCCGGCACCGTGGACGAGGAATCCGGCGGCTATGCCGGGGTCGCCTACCTGGCGGAGAAGAGCTTTTTCGACAAGGTTCAGCACGTTATCATCCCCGAACCGCTGAACCCGGACCGGATCTGCCTTGGCCACCGCGGCGTCTGGTGGGCCGAGATCGAGACCTTCGGCGAGATCGCTCATGGCTCCATGCCCTTCCTCGGTGATTGCGCCGTGCGCCACATGGGCGCGGTGCTGCACGAGATGGAAGAGAACCTGTTCCCCGCCCTGCACGCGAAGACGACCGAAATGCCGGTGGTCCCCGAAGGCGCGCGCCATTCGACGCTGAACATCAATTCGCTGCACGGCGGTCTGCCGGAACCGGGCGAGGACGAGACCGGTTTCCCTTCGGCCTGCGTGCCCGACTCTGCGCGCATGGTGATCGACCGCCGCTACCTGATCGAGGAAGACCCCGAAGAGGTGAAGGCCGAGATCCGCGCCATGCTGGAACGGGTGAAATCCCAGCGCGAGAATTTCACCTACGAGTTGCGCGAGATGTGGGGCGTGACCCCGACCATGACCAGGAAGGAAGCGCCGGTGGTCCAATCCATCGCCCGCGCCATTCGCCAGACCTATGGTCGCGACCCCGAATATGTCGTTTCGCCGGGGACCTATGATCAGAAACACATCGCCCGCATCGGCAAGCTGCACAATTGCATCGCTTATGGACCGGGAATCCTCGATCTGGCGCATAAGCCGGATGAATACATCGGGATCGACGACATGCTGCAATCGGCCGAAGTCATGGCTCTGTCGCTGGTCGAATTGCTGACGGCCGGCAAGGCGCCGACCTGAGGTGAAAAAGACCGTGCCGCCGACTGGACCTTGTGCGGGATTGCACGGAAGATGCGACCGATCAGGGATGCGGCCGGGACAAAACGAACGGGCCGGACGCACGACATGGGAAAACCATGCGGACAACAGGGAGACCAAGATGAACGATAAATTCACCAAGGCGGCGCGGATTTCGGTTCTGGCTCTTGGCGCGGCTCTGGCGGCCACCGCCGGACATGCTCAGGGCAAGATGGACCTGACCTACGGGCTGCAACTGGAACCGCCGCATCTCGACCCGACATCGGATGCCGCCGGGGCCATCGACCAGGTGCTCTATTCCAACGTTCTGGAAGGGCTGACGCGTTTCGGGCCCGACGGCTCGGTCAATCCGGGTCTGGCGCGCAGCTGGGATGTCTCCGACGACGGTCTGACCTATACCTTCCATTTGGCCGAGGGCGTGACCTTCCACGATGGCACCGATTTCGATGCCGAGGACGTGAAGTTCACGTTGGATCGCGCGCGGGCCGAGGACAGCACCAATGCGCAGAAACCGCTGTTCGCAGGGATTTCCGAGGTCGCGGTGATCGACCCGCTGACCGTCGTGGTGACGCTGTCGGCGCCGGACGGCGCTTTCCCGTTCAAGATGGCCTGGGGTGATGCGGTGATCGTCGCGCCCGAAAGCATCGACCAGATCAAGACCCATCCCGTGGGCACCGGCGCCTTCACCTTCGCCAGCCGCATCCAGGGCGATTCCATCGAGTTGGACAGATACGCGGAGTACTGGGGCGAACCGGCCCTGCTGGACGAGGTGACGTTCAAGTTCATCTCCGACCCTTCGGCGGCCTTTGCGTCCGTCATGGCCGGCGACGTGGATGTCTTTGCGGCCTTCCCGGCGCCGGAGAACCTGCCGCAATTCGACGCGGATCCGCGGTTCAAGGTGCTGATCGGCTCGACCGAAGGCGAAACGATCCTCGCCATGAATAACGCGCGCGAACCCTTCTCCGACAAACGGGTCCGCGAAGCTGTCGCCCATGCGATCAACCGTCAGGACATCATCGACGGGGCCATGTTCGGGTATGGCACGCCGATCGGCACCCATTTTGCGCCTCATAACCCTGATTACGTCGACCTGACCGACATGTCGGATTACGATCCCGAGAAATCCAGGGCCCTGCTGGAAGAAGCGGGTGTCACCCTGCCTCTGAAGGTCAAGATGACCCTGCCGCCGCCCTCCTACGCGCGCCGGGGAGGCGAGATCGTGGCGGCCCAACTGCGCGCCGTCGGGATCGAGCCGCAGATCGAGAATGTCGAATGGGCGCAGTGGCTGGAATCCACCTTCCGCAATGCGCATGATTTCGACCTGACCATCATCAGCCACACCGAGCCGATGGATATCAACATCTACGCCAACCCCGATTACTACTTTGGCTATGACAATGCGGACTTCCGCCAGGTGCTCGCCGATCTCGACGTCGAAAGCGATCCCGACACCCGATCCGACCTGCTGAAACAGGCCCAGACCACCATCGCCGAAGACTACGTCAACGGCTACCTGTTCCAGCTTCCGCTGCACACGGTTGCCAACCGGGCGGTAGAGGGCCTTTGGGTCAATGCCCCGACCCAGGCGGCCGACGTGACTGGCGTATATTGGGACGAATGAAGCATTAACCCCGCCGGTCCTTCCGGGCACCGGCGGGCCCTATCGATCAGCCGGGCCTCCTTCCCCACACGGCAGATGCCTCCGGCGGGGATATTTGAAACAGGGAAACGAACAGACGTGCGCCTGACCGGTCTTGTCCCGCCTTTTCAATTGTGTCCGGACCGACATGTTTCCCTGTCGGAAATATCCCGGGGAAGAGCGGCAGTGCGCGCAGCGGAGTGCCGCTCTGGGGCAGAGCCCCTGCTTGTGATGCATCCAGGCGGGGCAATGGCCTTCTGATGCTGCACTATGTTCTGAAACGGCTTCTGTCGCTCGTGGTGAGCCTTTTCGTGGCCTCAATCGTGATCTTCGCGGTGATCGAGGTCATGCCGGGGGATCCGGCGCAGGTGATGCTTGGGGTGAATGCCCAAGAGGATACCCTGGCTGCCTTGCGCGAAGAGCTTGGGATGACCGAGGCGCCGGTGACCCGATATCTGCAATGGGCCGGCGGGTTGCTGCAGGGGGATTTTGGCATCTCCTATTCCTACCGAATTCCGGTGGCCGAGATGATTTCGGATCGCTTGCAGGTTTCCTTGCCGCTGGCGCT
The Pseudooceanicola algae genome window above contains:
- the rpe gene encoding ribulose-phosphate 3-epimerase is translated as MSFSRALKIAPSILSADFANFGSEIEAVEAQGADWVHVDVMDGHFVPNLTFGPQLCKAIRKHITTVMDVHLMISPVDAYIDAYADAGADVLTAHVEAGPHIHRTLQAIRGAGCKAGLALNPGTPVEAAAPLLDMVDLICVMSVNPGFGGQKFIHSQVETVRRLRAMIGDRPVHIEVDGGVTPETAPLMQAAGADVLVAGSAVFKGGSVADPAPYGHNIRAIRTACDVLV
- a CDS encoding antibiotic biosynthesis monooxygenase, producing MYMKLTSALRVAALVAVSATAAPADTTMSDGTVLSDTPTFIVTYIEVDPADMDKARALIKDQTTESQSEDGNLRFEGLQRVGQDNQFLILEAWSGPEARAAHAASDHTQMFRKDLEPMLYAPYDERPHVGLAAVDPASLPAGDSSTVYAVTHADIIPDEQFAPCGRQVDPNGPCGIELVKSLPDFGRDQDGNLRFDILTQSNRSNHMTIVEMWNGSDALMASENSAEKRAFRNQLSGIPSEGGVNADPQFVLNMLTGSLYDERLYTLIGN
- a CDS encoding histidine kinase dimerization/phosphoacceptor domain -containing protein; this encodes MKAPLNPDETARLAALKSFEILDTDPDQPFDEVVQLASALCGMPISLISLVDEERQWFKAKIGIDAEETTLEESICAHAILEKDGFLEIRDTTKDPRTADNPAVTGDMNLRYYAGAVLRSSEGQPIGSLCVLDTQPNELTPLQRDTLRVLGRQVIAQMELVRSLKQADLMRREVDHRVKNSLQSVSALTRMQERDVDNEETRAALAHVRRRIETVAELHEQLYRAENSETIDLNTFGTSVCRLVGGSAPPNVRIDASWPYAPVDAGVAASLGVILNEFAANAFKHAFPDGREGVIGCVATPRDDGRCDLVLSDDGVGLPGGVTKHHGLGMQVIEASARQLGGTFALETGPSGTRITLDFPLYDPEDAPRLEDGALARM
- a CDS encoding LuxR family transcriptional regulator translates to MPDKEITPLPDLAAAERLAWDAAPVGLVLAEDRMIRACNATFCDLVARTRTALIGQSFRILYASQSEFDTIRDIGITALRETGVYSDERMMRRAPAGMFWVRFRAHTLTPEAPLARIVMSFAPLPLAEPGRLTPRERDVAAGLARGQTSKEIARGLGLSPRSVEDVRARLLKKLGVRNAAELIRRLAGPGL
- a CDS encoding acetylornithine deacetylase/succinyl-diaminopimelate desuccinylase family protein encodes the protein MHDFKVRDLLRAELADRRDDLIALTQALIRIPTLNPPGVHYREICEFLDKRLSASGFETQLIRAIGAHGDTDRYPRWNIVARRDGPRSGDCVHFNSHTDVVEVGRGWTRDPFGGEVADGKIYGRGACDMKGGLAASIVAAEAFLAVVPDWAGAIEISGTVDEESGGYAGVAYLAEKSFFDKVQHVIIPEPLNPDRICLGHRGVWWAEIETFGEIAHGSMPFLGDCAVRHMGAVLHEMEENLFPALHAKTTEMPVVPEGARHSTLNINSLHGGLPEPGEDETGFPSACVPDSARMVIDRRYLIEEDPEEVKAEIRAMLERVKSQRENFTYELREMWGVTPTMTRKEAPVVQSIARAIRQTYGRDPEYVVSPGTYDQKHIARIGKLHNCIAYGPGILDLAHKPDEYIGIDDMLQSAEVMALSLVELLTAGKAPT
- a CDS encoding ABC transporter substrate-binding protein, which encodes MNDKFTKAARISVLALGAALAATAGHAQGKMDLTYGLQLEPPHLDPTSDAAGAIDQVLYSNVLEGLTRFGPDGSVNPGLARSWDVSDDGLTYTFHLAEGVTFHDGTDFDAEDVKFTLDRARAEDSTNAQKPLFAGISEVAVIDPLTVVVTLSAPDGAFPFKMAWGDAVIVAPESIDQIKTHPVGTGAFTFASRIQGDSIELDRYAEYWGEPALLDEVTFKFISDPSAAFASVMAGDVDVFAAFPAPENLPQFDADPRFKVLIGSTEGETILAMNNAREPFSDKRVREAVAHAINRQDIIDGAMFGYGTPIGTHFAPHNPDYVDLTDMSDYDPEKSRALLEEAGVTLPLKVKMTLPPPSYARRGGEIVAAQLRAVGIEPQIENVEWAQWLESTFRNAHDFDLTIISHTEPMDINIYANPDYYFGYDNADFRQVLADLDVESDPDTRSDLLKQAQTTIAEDYVNGYLFQLPLHTVANRAVEGLWVNAPTQAADVTGVYWDE